One genomic region from Natronomonas salsuginis encodes:
- a CDS encoding 2-oxoacid:ferredoxin oxidoreductase subunit beta encodes MSTDIRFTDFKSDKQPTWCPGCGDFGTMNGMMKALANTGNDPDNTFIVAGIGCSGKIGTYMHSYALHGVHGRALPVGIGAKLANPNLEVMVAGGDGDGYSIGAGHFIHAVRRNVDMTYIVMDNRIYGLTKGQASPTSREDFETSTTPEGPKQPPVNPLALALAAGGTFIAQSFSSDSQRHTEIVQKAVEHDGFGFVNVYSPCVTFNDVDTYDYFRDTIVDLAEADHDPADYDNATDAIMDGDKEYQGVIYQDEHSVAYEEREGLSENMAVIPDGAPDNATDLVREFY; translated from the coding sequence ATGAGCACCGACATCAGATTCACCGACTTCAAGTCCGACAAGCAGCCCACGTGGTGTCCCGGTTGCGGTGACTTCGGGACGATGAACGGGATGATGAAAGCGTTGGCGAACACCGGGAATGACCCGGACAACACATTCATTGTCGCGGGTATCGGCTGTTCCGGGAAGATCGGTACCTACATGCACAGCTACGCGCTCCACGGCGTCCACGGTCGCGCACTCCCCGTGGGAATCGGGGCGAAGCTAGCGAATCCGAACCTCGAAGTGATGGTCGCCGGCGGCGACGGAGATGGCTACTCGATTGGCGCTGGCCATTTCATCCACGCCGTCCGCCGCAACGTCGACATGACCTATATCGTGATGGACAACCGCATCTACGGCCTCACGAAGGGACAAGCCTCGCCGACATCGCGTGAGGACTTCGAGACGTCGACGACGCCAGAGGGTCCGAAACAGCCGCCGGTCAACCCACTCGCGCTCGCGCTGGCTGCCGGTGGGACGTTCATTGCGCAGTCGTTCAGTTCAGACAGCCAGCGCCACACCGAGATCGTTCAGAAAGCCGTCGAACACGACGGATTCGGCTTCGTCAACGTCTACAGCCCCTGTGTGACGTTCAACGACGTCGATACCTACGACTACTTCCGAGACACGATTGTTGATCTCGCCGAGGCAGATCACGATCCGGCCGACTACGACAACGCTACGGACGCGATTATGGATGGGGACAAAGAGTACCAGGGTGTGATCTATCAGGACGAGCACTCGGTTGCCTACGAAGAGCGTGAAGGGCTCTCAGAGAATATGGCCGTCATACCCGACGGAGCGCCGGACAATGCAACGGACCTCGTTCGGGAGTTCTACTGA
- a CDS encoding DUF7563 family protein produces the protein MPDCATCGGHISAQFARVFSDKDGVVLACPSCSPNAGIGK, from the coding sequence GTGCCTGATTGCGCTACCTGTGGTGGGCATATTTCTGCTCAGTTCGCACGGGTGTTCAGCGACAAGGACGGCGTCGTTCTTGCGTGCCCGTCCTGTTCACCCAATGCTGGTATTGGAAAATAA
- the gcvPB gene encoding aminomethyl-transferring glycine dehydrogenase subunit GcvPB: protein MTDDSADEPLTYEQARWANDDEVYEPLLSEKHTQRVDIDSSLPDELTRDSLELPDLSEPQLARHYTRLSEMNYGVESGPFPLGSCTMKYNPKFTEDVAAHPMASVHPDRSERSVQGILEVQYRLQEQLARIGGMDAVTLQPPAGAAGEFTGILLARAYHESNGDDRSEVVIPDSAHGTNFASAAMAGYDVVSLPSADDGRVDTDALAAALSQETAALMLTNPNTLGLFERDIVKIAEMVHDVGGLLYYDGANLNALLGRARPGDMGFDIMHYNVHKTFATPHGGGGPGAGPVGVTDELAFFLPDPHVRRSNGGYERYKPEHSIGKVHGYDGNWLVLLKTYAYIARLGDEGLADASAKAVLNANYLASRIDHEIPFGPFHHEFVASAGDQDAADVAKRMLDYGVHPPTTKWPDIVDEALMTEPTEIEGKRTLDQLAAAFNAVHGEDAATIERAPERTAARRIDQVSAARNPRLSWQALDDE from the coding sequence ATGACCGATGACTCCGCCGACGAACCGCTCACGTACGAACAGGCACGGTGGGCGAACGACGACGAGGTGTACGAACCGCTACTCTCCGAAAAGCACACCCAACGTGTAGACATCGATTCGTCGCTCCCCGACGAGCTGACCCGTGACAGCCTCGAACTCCCCGATCTGTCCGAACCCCAACTCGCTCGCCACTACACGCGGCTGTCGGAAATGAACTACGGTGTCGAATCCGGCCCCTTCCCGCTCGGCTCCTGTACCATGAAGTACAATCCGAAGTTCACCGAGGACGTCGCCGCACATCCGATGGCGTCCGTTCACCCCGACCGATCCGAGCGATCCGTCCAGGGCATCCTGGAGGTCCAATACCGCTTGCAGGAGCAACTCGCTCGGATCGGCGGAATGGACGCGGTTACCCTCCAGCCACCGGCCGGTGCGGCGGGCGAGTTCACCGGCATCCTGCTCGCTCGCGCGTATCACGAATCGAACGGCGATGACCGATCCGAGGTCGTCATCCCCGACTCCGCACACGGGACGAACTTCGCCAGCGCGGCGATGGCGGGGTACGACGTCGTCTCGCTGCCGAGCGCCGACGACGGCCGCGTCGATACGGACGCGCTCGCGGCGGCGCTTTCGCAGGAGACGGCCGCGTTGATGTTGACGAACCCCAACACGCTTGGCCTCTTCGAACGGGACATCGTCAAAATCGCCGAGATGGTTCACGACGTCGGCGGCTTGCTCTACTACGACGGGGCGAATCTCAACGCCCTGTTGGGGCGTGCTCGCCCCGGCGACATGGGCTTCGACATCATGCACTACAACGTCCACAAGACGTTCGCGACGCCGCACGGCGGCGGCGGCCCCGGTGCCGGCCCGGTCGGCGTCACCGACGAACTCGCGTTCTTCCTTCCCGATCCCCACGTCCGCCGATCGAACGGCGGGTACGAGAGATACAAACCGGAGCACTCGATCGGAAAAGTCCACGGCTACGACGGTAACTGGCTCGTGCTGTTGAAGACCTACGCCTACATCGCCCGCCTCGGGGACGAGGGACTCGCGGACGCGAGCGCGAAGGCGGTACTGAACGCCAACTATTTGGCTTCCCGGATCGACCACGAGATTCCGTTCGGGCCGTTCCATCACGAGTTCGTCGCGAGTGCAGGCGATCAGGACGCCGCCGACGTGGCCAAACGGATGCTCGATTACGGCGTCCATCCGCCGACGACGAAGTGGCCCGACATCGTCGACGAGGCGCTGATGACCGAACCGACCGAGATCGAGGGCAAACGGACGCTCGATCAACTCGCCGCCGCGTTCAACGCGGTCCACGGTGAGGACGCTGCGACCATCGAACGCGCCCCCGAACGGACGGCTGCCCGTCGCATCGATCAGGTGTCGGCCGCACGCAATCCGCGTCTCTCGTGGCAGGCGCTCGACGACGAATAG